The following coding sequences lie in one Flavobacteriales bacterium genomic window:
- the nrfD gene encoding polysulfide reductase NrfD, translated as MHKESAIREPLILGHDVTYSKITNDVLHTIENSPTKTWKVLMTIATIIALWGVGCILYLLGTGIGTWGLNNTVGWAWDITNFVWWVGIGHAGTLISAVLLLFRQKWRMAINRPAEAMTIFAVFMAGTFPMIHMGRIWMAYWVLPLPNEFGSLWVNFNSPLLWDVFAITTYMSVSLVFWYIGLIPDFATIRDRAKKPVPKLMYSLLSFGWTGNAKAWQRFEEVSLVLAGLATPLVFSVHSIVSMDFATSVIPGWHTTIFPPYFVAGAVFSGFAMVQTLMIIVRKAMRLEQYVTIKHIEYMNIVIIVTGSIVGVAYLTELFMSYYSGVEYESYAFINRFSGPYAWAYWAMMTCNVVSPHLFWSKKLRTSLGFTFFMSIIVNIGMWFERFVIIVTSVHRDYLPSSWSMFYPTWVDIGVYIGTIGIFSVFYLLFLKYFPVLAFNEVKTILKSSGEMYKNMSDEDFKKLHPVKKNK; from the coding sequence ATGCATAAAGAGTCAGCAATAAGAGAACCATTAATATTAGGTCACGACGTTACTTATAGTAAAATAACTAACGATGTGTTGCATACAATTGAGAATTCTCCAACAAAAACATGGAAAGTACTAATGACCATTGCAACAATAATTGCTTTATGGGGTGTTGGTTGTATTTTGTATTTATTAGGTACAGGAATCGGAACGTGGGGATTAAACAATACTGTAGGTTGGGCTTGGGATATCACCAACTTTGTTTGGTGGGTTGGAATCGGTCACGCAGGTACGTTAATTTCTGCCGTATTATTACTTTTTAGACAAAAATGGAGAATGGCTATTAACCGACCAGCAGAAGCGATGACTATTTTCGCGGTGTTTATGGCTGGTACATTCCCTATGATTCACATGGGTAGAATTTGGATGGCTTACTGGGTATTACCGCTACCAAACGAATTTGGTTCATTATGGGTCAACTTTAACTCACCATTACTATGGGACGTATTTGCGATTACTACGTATATGTCAGTATCATTAGTTTTTTGGTACATTGGTTTAATTCCTGATTTTGCAACTATTAGAGATAGAGCTAAAAAACCAGTTCCGAAATTAATGTATTCGTTATTGAGTTTTGGATGGACTGGAAATGCTAAAGCTTGGCAACGATTTGAAGAGGTGTCTTTAGTATTAGCTGGTTTAGCTACTCCTTTAGTATTCTCTGTTCACTCTATTGTATCTATGGATTTTGCTACCTCGGTAATACCAGGTTGGCATACTACCATATTCCCTCCTTACTTTGTGGCTGGTGCGGTATTCTCTGGATTTGCTATGGTTCAAACCTTAATGATTATTGTGCGTAAAGCAATGAGATTAGAGCAGTATGTTACAATAAAACACATCGAATACATGAACATTGTTATTATTGTTACAGGTTCTATAGTTGGTGTAGCATATTTAACAGAGCTTTTTATGTCGTACTATTCAGGTGTTGAATACGAATCTTATGCATTTATTAATCGGTTTTCTGGTCCTTACGCATGGGCTTATTGGGCAATGATGACTTGTAACGTAGTTTCTCCTCACTTATTCTGGTCTAAAAAATTAAGAACAAGTTTAGGGTTTACATTCTTCATGTCTATTATCGTAAACATTGGTATGTGGTTCGAGCGTTTTGTAATCATTGTAACTTCCGTTCATAGAGATTATTTACCATCAAGTTGGTCAATGTTCTATCCTACTTGGGTTGATATAGGTGTTTATATCGGAACAATAGGTATATTCTCTGTATTCTACTTATTATTCTTGAAATATTTCCCAGTATTGGCGTTTAATGAAGTTAAAACAATTTTGAAATCATCAGGTGAAATGTATAAGAACATGTCGGATGAAGATTTTAAGAAATTACACCCAGTAAAAAAAAATAAATAA
- a CDS encoding SPOR domain-containing protein, whose amino-acid sequence MNKTIVFIFLLVSAYLSAQTDSSSTNTVKVIKDSRIDDMVQTYKSSYTLTGYRIQIFSDNKKQPARDEKARFLSSFNSVKAHEVYQQPFFKIRVGDFRTKLEAYKFQKEIMAQFPNSFIVKDEIEIDQLISQ is encoded by the coding sequence ATGAATAAAACAATTGTCTTTATATTTCTTTTAGTCTCTGCTTATCTTTCAGCACAAACCGACTCTTCATCAACAAACACTGTAAAAGTGATTAAAGATAGTCGAATTGACGATATGGTTCAAACCTACAAATCTTCATATACATTAACAGGTTATCGAATTCAAATTTTTTCGGACAACAAAAAACAACCTGCAAGAGATGAAAAAGCCAGATTTTTAAGCTCGTTTAACTCCGTTAAAGCTCACGAAGTATATCAACAACCTTTTTTTAAAATCAGGGTTGGTGATTTTAGAACAAAATTAGAAGCTTATAAATTTCAAAAAGAAATTATGGCTCAATTTCCAAATAGTTTTATTGTTAAAGATGAAATTGAAATTGACCAACTGATTAGTCAATAA
- a CDS encoding DUF3341 domain-containing protein translates to MSDKKIYAVYDDDYVLLESAKHLVAKGIYIRDVFSPFPIHGLDPVIGLKRTRIAITAFIYGMIGVSLALLGMWYFMIQDWPLNIGGKPNFSLIDNLPAFIPVTFEFGVLCAAHGMAITYLLRNWTLPGFKGRNPYPRTTDDRFVMEIHTHDNEMSEEEIKSLINETCVLEVDVKNS, encoded by the coding sequence ATGTCAGATAAAAAAATATACGCAGTTTATGATGATGATTATGTGCTTTTAGAAAGTGCAAAACATCTTGTTGCTAAAGGCATTTATATTAGAGATGTATTTTCTCCATTTCCAATTCATGGTTTAGATCCAGTTATTGGGTTAAAAAGAACACGTATTGCTATAACTGCATTTATATATGGAATGATAGGTGTTTCATTAGCATTGTTAGGTATGTGGTATTTTATGATTCAGGATTGGCCATTGAATATTGGAGGAAAACCAAATTTCTCATTAATTGATAATTTACCAGCATTTATACCTGTAACTTTTGAGTTTGGTGTTTTATGTGCTGCTCATGGTATGGCAATTACTTATTTATTAAGAAACTGGACTTTGCCAGGATTTAAAGGAAGAAATCCCTACCCAAGAACAACAGACGATAGATTTGTTATGGAGATTCACACTCACGATAACGAAATGTCAGAAGAAGAAATTAAATCATTGATTAACGAAACTTGTGTTTTGGAAGTTGATGTTAAGAATTCATAA
- a CDS encoding cytochrome c, with amino-acid sequence MKNKYHNILAKLAFSFVLVSVFSCKEKNGLAPEYMPDMYRSPAVEPYVDYGDIKDRTNEEFTNTMSVRTPVNGTIPRGFTPYAYENNADGYMLAGQNLKNPIAYSDVVGKQGEELYGMFCVHCHGKTGQGDGILVEREKFPPLPVKFNPGLDISEGKMFHSITYGKGLMGPHASQLNKEERWKLIHFIRTKFMNEGQTAVVAVDSNVVTEEVPQ; translated from the coding sequence ATGAAAAATAAGTATCATAATATTTTAGCCAAACTTGCATTTTCTTTTGTGTTGGTTTCAGTTTTTTCATGTAAAGAAAAAAATGGATTAGCTCCAGAATACATGCCAGACATGTATCGTTCTCCTGCTGTTGAACCGTATGTTGATTATGGTGATATAAAAGATAGAACAAACGAAGAATTTACAAACACCATGTCTGTAAGAACTCCAGTAAATGGAACTATTCCAAGAGGGTTTACTCCTTATGCATACGAAAATAATGCAGATGGTTATATGTTGGCAGGTCAAAATTTAAAAAACCCAATCGCATATAGTGATGTAGTTGGAAAACAAGGTGAAGAATTGTATGGTATGTTCTGCGTTCATTGTCATGGTAAAACAGGACAAGGAGATGGAATTTTGGTTGAAAGAGAAAAATTCCCTCCACTTCCAGTTAAATTTAATCCTGGATTGGATATTTCTGAAGGAAAAATGTTTCACTCAATTACCTACGGAAAGGGTTTAATGGGGCCTCATGCCTCACAATTAAATAAAGAAGAAAGATGGAAATTGATTCACTTCATAAGAACTAAATTTATGAACGAAGGTCAAACTGCTGTTGTTGCTGTTGATAGTAATGTTGTTACAGAAGAAGTTCCTCAATAA
- a CDS encoding Nif3-like dinuclear metal center hexameric protein, whose protein sequence is MKIKEVIQLIEELSPLSYQESYDNAGLIVGDKNQAITGVLICLDSTEEVVQEAIDKNCNLIVAHHPIVFSGLKKLNGKNYIERTVIKAIKNDIAIYAAHTNLDNVVNGVNFKIAEKLGLKNIQILSKKNQLLKKIVVFCPVSHAEEVKVAMFKAGAGAIGNYSECSFNTTGIGTFKAGESTTPFVGEIGKLQKEEELRVEVVAESLRVDGIVQEMIKAHPYEEVAYDVYQLDNTYNIGSGIVGDLENPIDEIAFLKQVKTTFNAGSLRYTKLKEKKIQKVALCGGSGSFLLNSAISSGADVFISADFKYHQFFDAEDKIVIADIGHYESEQFTSEIFYEILTKKITNFAVRLSEINTNPINYL, encoded by the coding sequence GTGAAAATAAAAGAAGTTATACAATTAATAGAAGAATTGTCTCCATTGTCTTATCAGGAGAGTTATGATAATGCAGGGTTAATTGTTGGGGATAAAAACCAAGCTATTACTGGGGTGTTAATTTGTTTGGATAGCACAGAAGAAGTCGTTCAAGAAGCGATAGATAAAAACTGTAATTTAATTGTTGCCCATCATCCCATTGTGTTTTCGGGGTTAAAAAAGCTTAATGGCAAAAATTATATTGAACGAACGGTTATCAAAGCGATAAAAAATGACATTGCCATTTATGCGGCTCACACCAATTTAGATAATGTTGTGAATGGCGTAAATTTCAAAATAGCAGAAAAATTAGGTTTAAAAAACATTCAGATTTTATCTAAAAAGAATCAACTACTTAAAAAGATTGTGGTTTTTTGTCCTGTATCTCATGCTGAAGAGGTAAAAGTTGCCATGTTTAAAGCTGGTGCGGGTGCTATTGGAAATTACTCGGAGTGTAGTTTTAATACAACAGGTATTGGAACATTTAAAGCAGGAGAATCTACTACTCCTTTTGTTGGTGAAATTGGAAAATTGCAAAAAGAAGAAGAGTTAAGAGTTGAGGTTGTGGCAGAATCGTTAAGAGTTGATGGAATTGTTCAAGAAATGATCAAAGCTCACCCTTACGAAGAAGTGGCTTACGATGTTTATCAATTAGATAATACTTATAATATAGGTAGTGGAATTGTTGGAGATTTAGAAAATCCTATCGACGAAATAGCATTTTTAAAACAAGTAAAAACAACATTTAATGCAGGGAGTCTTCGATATACCAAATTGAAAGAAAAAAAAATACAAAAGGTGGCTTTGTGTGGTGGTTCGGGTAGTTTTTTATTAAACAGTGCCATCTCATCGGGTGCAGATGTGTTTATTTCTGCTGATTTTAAGTATCATCAATTTTTTGATGCAGAAGATAAAATAGTTATTGCAGATATAGGGCATTACGAAAGTGAACAATTTACATCTGAAATATTTTATGAAATACTTACAAAAAAAATTACTAATTTCGCCGTTCGTTTATCTGAAATAAATACAAACCCAATTAATTACCTTTAA
- a CDS encoding c-type cytochrome, whose amino-acid sequence MNKIINKVKKSALLKLSFLYVVSLFAHTSLYAQGGKDLFKTNCAACHSVGANKLVGPGLEGVNEKRTREWLLKWTKNSSELIASGDADAKAIFEEFNKIPMPAQALSDEQLNEIYDYIANPNAETAVAAKEEAPKAEGASEEVLLGEKLFKANCAACHSVGDNKLVGPGLKGINEKRNAEWLVKWITNSAELIASGDADAKAIFEEFNKVPMPAQAVSPDEIKAILAYIKNPPVKAGDVAQVEEAATETKSDSKATMIILIIIIVVLAGLIMLLNKSRVSIAKAAANKEGVEYAGPISFAEACKYTVSKNKGIVAAVVIVLVFGGLLNLMDGALTIGVHTGYKPEQPIKFSHKVHAGDNKIDCNYCHSSARHSKTSGIPSLNVCMNCHKYVDGSNGKTFTYNGEEYPMTDEIKKIYKHLDYNPETQAYGNNPTPVKWIKVHNLPDHVYYSHQQHVTVGGQKCQTCHGPVEEMDVVEQYSPLTMKWCIQCHHETGVVTEGNGYYEEMHSRMTEQYKDKWLGDGKLTVEEIGGWECAKCHY is encoded by the coding sequence ATGAATAAGATAATAAATAAAGTAAAAAAATCAGCATTACTTAAATTGTCGTTTTTGTATGTTGTTTCACTTTTTGCACACACTTCATTGTATGCACAAGGCGGTAAAGATTTATTTAAAACAAATTGTGCTGCTTGTCATAGTGTAGGGGCTAATAAATTGGTGGGGCCTGGATTAGAGGGTGTGAATGAAAAAAGAACCAGAGAATGGTTGTTGAAATGGACAAAAAACTCTAGTGAGTTGATAGCTAGTGGAGATGCTGATGCTAAAGCTATTTTTGAAGAGTTTAATAAAATTCCTATGCCTGCTCAGGCACTTTCTGATGAGCAATTGAATGAAATCTATGATTATATTGCAAATCCAAATGCTGAAACAGCAGTTGCTGCAAAAGAAGAAGCTCCAAAAGCTGAAGGTGCAAGCGAAGAGGTATTACTAGGAGAGAAATTGTTTAAAGCAAATTGTGCTGCATGTCATAGTGTTGGTGATAATAAATTGGTTGGTCCTGGGTTAAAAGGAATCAATGAAAAAAGAAATGCTGAATGGTTGGTAAAATGGATTACAAATTCTGCTGAGTTAATAGCTAGCGGAGATGCTGATGCTAAGGCAATTTTTGAAGAATTTAATAAAGTTCCAATGCCTGCTCAAGCAGTTAGTCCTGATGAAATTAAAGCAATCTTGGCTTACATAAAAAATCCACCTGTAAAAGCTGGTGATGTTGCTCAGGTTGAAGAGGCTGCAACTGAAACTAAATCAGATTCAAAAGCTACAATGATTATTTTAATCATCATTATAGTTGTTTTAGCTGGTTTAATCATGTTGTTGAATAAGTCAAGAGTTTCTATTGCTAAAGCTGCGGCTAACAAAGAAGGTGTTGAATATGCTGGACCGATATCTTTTGCTGAAGCCTGCAAATACACGGTAAGCAAAAATAAAGGAATTGTTGCTGCTGTTGTTATTGTACTTGTTTTTGGAGGGTTATTAAACTTAATGGATGGAGCACTTACAATAGGTGTTCATACAGGATATAAGCCAGAACAACCAATCAAATTTTCTCATAAAGTACATGCTGGAGACAATAAAATTGACTGTAACTACTGTCACTCTAGTGCTCGACACAGTAAAACATCTGGTATCCCATCATTAAATGTGTGTATGAATTGTCACAAATATGTTGACGGTTCAAATGGTAAAACATTTACTTACAATGGTGAAGAGTATCCAATGACTGATGAAATCAAAAAAATCTATAAACATTTAGATTACAATCCTGAAACGCAAGCTTATGGTAATAACCCAACTCCTGTAAAATGGATTAAGGTTCATAATTTACCTGACCATGTTTACTATAGTCACCAACAACACGTTACTGTAGGTGGACAAAAATGCCAAACTTGTCATGGTCCAGTTGAAGAAATGGATGTTGTGGAGCAATATTCTCCATTGACAATGAAATGGTGTATTCAATGTCACCATGAAACAGGAGTTGTTACTGAAGGTAATGGATACTACGAAGAAATGCATTCAAGAATGACTGAACAATACAAAGACAAATGGTTAGGAGATGGAAAACTAACTGTTGAAGAAATTGGTGGTTGGGAATGTGCAAAATGTCATTATTAA
- a CDS encoding Crp/Fnr family transcriptional regulator, whose product MDYCLGNCVGCLKVNHSLFNDLSDKELELMNRDRSKLFFKRGDVIFRVGAIPLGLYCLNAGKVKLVKEGKIEDEFIVGLTKPVDFLGFDNLMSDTAYKYSAIAIEEVSICVIKKQNLFEVISKNADLANKIIQHLSQKLIQQNERLLILTQTKLESRLAYTLIDLINFYGFEADGKTLAVELKRKELASLSSMNTANVIRMMSHLKKIKIIDTKLRKIQILKLDLLKNLVD is encoded by the coding sequence ATGGATTATTGTTTAGGAAATTGCGTAGGTTGTTTAAAAGTCAACCATTCATTATTTAACGATTTAAGCGATAAAGAACTTGAATTAATGAATAGAGATAGAAGTAAGCTTTTTTTTAAAAGGGGAGATGTCATTTTTAGAGTTGGAGCTATTCCACTGGGTTTATATTGTTTGAATGCTGGCAAAGTTAAATTAGTTAAAGAAGGTAAGATTGAAGATGAATTTATTGTAGGTTTAACAAAGCCTGTTGATTTTTTAGGTTTCGACAATTTAATGTCTGATACAGCTTATAAGTATTCGGCTATTGCAATAGAAGAGGTTTCAATTTGTGTAATTAAAAAACAAAATTTGTTCGAAGTTATATCTAAAAATGCCGATTTAGCCAATAAAATAATTCAGCACCTCTCTCAAAAATTAATACAACAAAACGAAAGATTGTTGATTCTTACTCAAACAAAATTAGAGTCTAGATTAGCCTATACATTAATAGATTTAATTAATTTTTATGGATTTGAAGCTGATGGTAAAACACTTGCGGTTGAATTGAAACGAAAAGAATTGGCATCTTTATCGAGTATGAATACGGCAAATGTGATAAGAATGATGTCTCATTTAAAAAAGATAAAAATAATTGACACCAAGCTTCGAAAAATTCAAATATTAAAACTAGATTTATTAAAAAATCTGGTAGATTAG
- a CDS encoding TAT-variant-translocated molybdopterin oxidoreductase: MMANTKKYWKGLEQFNEDPKFLESAKNEFPEHLPVDEFLGDAESLESSSTSRRDFLKFLGFGVAAASLAACETPVTKAIPYLNKPEEITPGVANYYASTYFDGNDYAPILVKTREGRPIFISGNTSSTLTKGAVNARINSSVLSLYDNNRLKNPMMDGKESDWKSVDSAIKNGLANASKVRVLSSTIISDATRSILFDFAGKDATDDKGNVIGRTLDGWVQYNPISYSGILNANQETFGKGVVPTYNFKKAKTIVSIGADFMGNWLDALMYVNDYAQTRKPDADWMSKHYQFEANMSLSGTNADVRVPVKPSEYGAVVAQLLNKLGGSVNAAATKYDDYIAAVAKDLKATAGESIVVCGSNDKNVQILVNAINNLLGNYGKTIDLVRQSNTKRGDDTALLALIKEMNAGEVDALFIYGVDPVFTLGDEFKSALAKVKLSVSFASKMDETAALCKFVCPDNHALESWNDAKPVPGYYSLAQPTISKLFNTRQAQESFLTWKGNSTSYYDYLKAYWEKNIFNQQTSQLFFTDFWNKALHDGVVELPFTSTESLTFNGDIATAYAAIKTAKTGAIEIELTQNIGVGDGAGADNPWLQEMPDPLTKVTWDNYVTMNPAEMLDKGYNINLGQEELANVVNVTVNGKTVENLPVVAQPGQAKGTIGVALGYGKKVGNMTEATGKNAYPLVSLTDAGLSYYGVATLADVSMDYHVAATQTQQTIMGRDSIIRETVIDIYKKGNKEDYNPAHTLLVHEKGEAIKKNIKEIDLWGAQPVENIGHRWGMSIDLNTCIGCSACVTSCVAENNVAVIGKDEVRRGRIMHWMRIDRYYSSDYQEVGKIGDTHDKTKAAENVGGISAYTQMERAADNPHVVHQPMMCQHCNHAGCETVCPVAATTHSNEGLNMMAYNRCIGTRYCANNCAYKVRRFNWYNYKAYKLFTDVNPSQDDLGRMVLNPDVVVRSRGVMEKCSLCVQRIQAGKLDAKKAGTKVEDGSIQTACSTACPTNAITFGDLNDSLSKVAEGMKHDRAYRVIEEVGQQPNIYYQTKVRNLKNSEA, translated from the coding sequence ATTATGGCTAATACAAAAAAATACTGGAAAGGTTTAGAACAATTTAATGAAGATCCTAAGTTTTTAGAATCTGCAAAAAACGAGTTCCCGGAACATTTACCTGTTGATGAATTTTTAGGAGATGCTGAATCATTAGAAAGTTCTTCAACTTCACGAAGAGATTTTCTTAAGTTTTTAGGGTTTGGTGTTGCTGCTGCTTCGTTGGCTGCTTGTGAAACACCTGTAACTAAAGCGATACCTTACTTAAATAAACCAGAAGAGATAACTCCTGGTGTTGCTAATTATTATGCATCTACTTATTTTGATGGTAATGATTATGCGCCTATTTTAGTTAAGACAAGAGAGGGACGTCCAATTTTTATTAGTGGTAATACTTCATCTACTTTAACTAAAGGTGCAGTAAATGCAAGAATCAATTCATCTGTTTTATCTTTATATGATAACAATAGATTGAAAAACCCAATGATGGATGGTAAAGAATCTGATTGGAAATCAGTAGATTCGGCTATTAAAAATGGATTAGCTAATGCTAGCAAAGTAAGAGTTCTTTCATCAACAATTATAAGTGATGCTACGAGAAGTATCTTGTTTGATTTCGCAGGTAAAGATGCTACAGATGATAAAGGAAACGTTATAGGTAGGACTTTAGATGGATGGGTTCAATACAACCCAATTTCATATTCAGGTATTTTAAATGCTAACCAAGAAACTTTTGGTAAAGGTGTTGTTCCAACTTACAACTTTAAAAAAGCTAAAACTATAGTTAGTATTGGTGCTGATTTTATGGGTAACTGGTTAGATGCTTTAATGTATGTAAACGATTACGCACAAACTCGTAAACCTGATGCTGATTGGATGTCGAAACACTACCAGTTTGAAGCTAACATGTCGTTATCTGGAACAAATGCAGATGTAAGAGTTCCTGTTAAGCCATCAGAATACGGAGCAGTTGTTGCCCAATTGTTAAATAAATTAGGTGGTAGCGTTAATGCTGCTGCAACTAAATATGATGATTATATAGCAGCAGTTGCAAAAGATTTAAAAGCTACAGCAGGAGAGTCAATTGTTGTTTGTGGTTCTAACGATAAAAATGTACAAATTTTAGTAAATGCCATCAATAACCTGTTAGGTAATTATGGTAAAACTATTGATTTAGTTCGCCAGTCGAATACTAAAAGAGGTGATGATACTGCATTATTAGCATTAATTAAAGAAATGAATGCTGGTGAAGTTGATGCCTTGTTTATTTATGGTGTTGATCCAGTATTTACTTTAGGTGATGAGTTTAAATCGGCTTTAGCTAAAGTAAAACTATCTGTTTCGTTTGCTTCAAAAATGGATGAAACAGCTGCATTGTGCAAGTTTGTTTGTCCTGACAACCATGCTTTAGAGTCGTGGAACGATGCAAAGCCTGTTCCTGGATATTACTCATTAGCTCAACCAACCATTTCGAAATTATTTAATACTCGTCAAGCCCAAGAAAGTTTCTTGACTTGGAAAGGAAATAGTACTTCTTATTACGATTATCTAAAAGCGTATTGGGAGAAAAACATATTTAACCAACAAACTAGCCAGTTGTTTTTTACAGATTTCTGGAATAAAGCATTACATGATGGTGTTGTTGAATTGCCTTTTACTTCAACCGAAAGTTTAACCTTTAATGGAGATATTGCAACAGCTTATGCTGCAATTAAAACTGCAAAAACAGGAGCAATTGAAATTGAATTAACTCAAAATATTGGTGTTGGTGATGGTGCTGGAGCAGATAACCCTTGGTTACAAGAAATGCCAGACCCATTAACAAAAGTAACTTGGGACAACTACGTAACCATGAACCCAGCAGAGATGTTGGATAAAGGTTATAACATTAACTTAGGTCAAGAAGAATTGGCAAATGTTGTTAATGTTACAGTAAACGGAAAAACGGTAGAGAATTTACCTGTGGTTGCTCAACCAGGTCAAGCTAAAGGAACAATAGGTGTCGCTCTTGGTTATGGTAAAAAAGTAGGTAACATGACCGAAGCAACTGGTAAAAATGCTTATCCATTGGTTTCATTAACTGATGCTGGTCTATCATATTATGGTGTTGCTACTCTTGCAGATGTTTCCATGGATTATCATGTTGCTGCGACTCAAACTCAGCAAACGATAATGGGTAGAGATTCAATTATTAGAGAGACAGTAATAGACATCTACAAAAAAGGAAACAAAGAAGATTATAATCCTGCTCATACTTTATTGGTTCACGAGAAAGGAGAAGCAATTAAGAAAAATATCAAAGAAATTGATTTGTGGGGAGCTCAACCAGTTGAAAACATTGGTCACAGATGGGGAATGTCAATTGATTTGAATACTTGTATTGGTTGTAGTGCTTGCGTTACCTCTTGTGTTGCAGAAAACAACGTTGCTGTAATTGGTAAAGATGAAGTAAGAAGAGGTAGAATTATGCACTGGATGAGAATAGATAGATATTATTCTAGTGACTATCAGGAAGTTGGTAAAATTGGTGATACACATGATAAAACAAAAGCAGCTGAAAATGTAGGAGGTATTTCTGCATACACTCAAATGGAAAGAGCTGCAGATAATCCTCATGTTGTTCATCAACCAATGATGTGTCAACACTGTAACCATGCTGGTTGTGAAACAGTTTGTCCTGTTGCAGCTACCACACACAGTAATGAAGGGTTAAACATGATGGCTTATAACAGATGTATTGGTACAAGATATTGTGCAAACAACTGTGCTTATAAAGTGAGAAGATTTAACTGGTACAATTACAAAGCTTATAAATTATTTACTGATGTGAATCCATCACAAGATGATTTAGGACGTATGGTGTTAAACCCAGATGTTGTAGTTCGTTCAAGAGGTGTAATGGAAAAATGTAGCTTATGTGTACAACGTATTCAAGCAGGTAAATTAGATGCTAAAAAAGCAGGAACTAAAGTTGAAGATGGTTCAATCCAAACAGCTTGTTCTACAGCTTGTCCTACAAATGCAATTACTTTTGGTGACTTGAATGATTCATTAAGTAAAGTTGCAGAAGGAATGAAGCATGATAGAGCGTATAGAGTTATTGAAGAAGTAGGTCAACAACCTAACATATACTATCAAACTAAAGTTAGAAATTTAAAAAATAGCGAAGCTTAA
- a CDS encoding quinol:cytochrome C oxidoreductase, translated as MGLASFLIGLSTSHGHTGQRVWANLLVNGYFFFTISLASLFFVALQFIAEMAWGVTTQRVFQATMSFMPISAVVLLLVFIGGSMHWNHIYHWMAEGITDPSSEHYDAIIAGKSAYLNQPFFWGRTIVYFAVWMFFANWFVKKSRAEDQLTVAHGEANPIYKKSIFMGVLFIAFFAYTSSSSAWDWLMSIDTHWFSTMYGWYSFSGMWVSSITFVLLLVIYLKSLGYLKEVNDSHLHDLGKWMFAISMLWAYLWFSQFMLIWYSDIPEEVTYYVERFNDYKLLYLGTFFVNFLLPFFVLMSRDAKKNVVFLIPVAIIIFVAHWLDVLVMVLPGTMHNHGSLGAIEIGMFLTFLGLFIMVTLRALTKAPLMPKNHPMYDESVHLHT; from the coding sequence ATTGGTTTAGCTTCATTCTTAATCGGATTATCTACTAGTCACGGACATACTGGACAAAGAGTTTGGGCTAATTTATTAGTAAACGGATATTTTTTCTTTACTATTTCTTTAGCATCATTGTTTTTTGTGGCGTTGCAGTTTATTGCAGAAATGGCATGGGGTGTTACAACACAACGTGTTTTTCAAGCAACAATGAGTTTTATGCCAATTTCAGCCGTTGTTTTATTGCTGGTGTTTATCGGTGGGTCAATGCATTGGAACCATATTTATCACTGGATGGCAGAAGGTATTACTGATCCATCAAGTGAACATTATGATGCAATTATTGCTGGTAAATCTGCATATTTAAATCAACCATTCTTTTGGGGTAGAACAATTGTTTATTTTGCAGTATGGATGTTTTTTGCAAATTGGTTTGTTAAAAAATCAAGAGCTGAAGATCAATTGACAGTTGCTCATGGAGAAGCAAACCCAATCTATAAAAAATCAATTTTTATGGGAGTATTGTTTATCGCATTTTTTGCTTACACATCTTCATCATCAGCATGGGATTGGTTAATGTCTATTGATACGCACTGGTTTAGTACTATGTATGGATGGTATTCGTTTTCAGGAATGTGGGTTTCTTCTATAACATTTGTATTGTTATTGGTTATTTACTTAAAATCGTTAGGCTACCTTAAAGAAGTGAACGATAGTCATTTACATGATTTAGGAAAATGGATGTTTGCAATTAGCATGTTGTGGGCTTATTTATGGTTCTCTCAATTTATGTTAATTTGGTATTCTGACATACCTGAAGAAGTAACCTATTATGTTGAAAGATTTAACGATTACAAATTACTTTATTTAGGAACTTTCTTTGTAAACTTCTTATTACCGTTCTTTGTTTTAATGTCGAGAGATGCTAAAAAGAATGTGGTATTTTTAATTCCTGTTGCAATAATTATTTTTGTTGCTCACTGGCTGGATGTATTGGTGATGGTTTTACCTGGAACAATGCACAATCATGGTAGTTTAGGAGCTATCGAAATAGGTATGTTTTTAACATTCTTAGGATTGTTTATCATGGTAACATTAAGAGCTTTAACTAAAGCTCCATTGATGCCAAAAAATCACCCAATGTATGATGAGAGTGTTCATTTACACACTTAA